A region of Kineosporia sp. NBRC 101731 DNA encodes the following proteins:
- a CDS encoding SWIM zinc finger family protein, which translates to MESVQTYSYRRPSTLTPGELGLETSGGTALRGPSGTGAHPRFFTGFLQRPGVAAAGLLAVAEVARTRYFQPADTTFRDPVVTSDGERLRFESFSVCGGVHLRLDVLGAGYDGDVVDHGTTNVDVNEPLRRMLSGVLDGSPLHLAVGPDDVTVTTMTDTAVEKKVPLPERWVRGFGEIYVLTGDFDARAEIPAAEAARLLRSLPSQRRPGGALWFVPAGRSLRLVSGPAPGAVCLPGPQRLAALLPLLRFATGLRVYGPPANRSGQSVASAWELTLPGMRLTATLSPDVTRGFSGEGAVLDALATGTGADDADLVSVLLAFEPRIDIDSLAEGSGLTPARVRDALVRLGAAGQIGRDLAETASFHRELPFAGDVVDRLNPRHGAARALIAAGAVTVERNRPGDVVALVSSGDHRHRVRLTDGRRTCTCPWHAKHQGGRGPCKHVLAVDQSVREEA; encoded by the coding sequence ATGGAGTCGGTCCAGACCTACAGCTATCGCCGTCCGTCCACGCTCACCCCGGGTGAGCTGGGCCTGGAGACGTCCGGGGGCACCGCGCTGCGCGGTCCCTCCGGGACCGGTGCGCATCCCCGTTTCTTCACCGGGTTCCTGCAACGGCCGGGAGTGGCGGCGGCCGGGCTGCTGGCGGTGGCCGAGGTGGCGCGTACCCGCTATTTCCAGCCCGCCGACACCACATTCCGCGATCCGGTGGTCACCAGCGACGGTGAGCGGCTGCGGTTCGAGTCGTTCTCCGTTTGTGGCGGCGTGCATCTGCGGCTCGACGTGCTGGGCGCGGGGTACGACGGTGACGTGGTCGATCACGGCACCACGAATGTCGACGTCAACGAGCCGCTGCGGCGCATGCTGAGCGGGGTGCTCGACGGCAGTCCGCTGCACCTGGCGGTCGGGCCCGACGACGTCACGGTCACCACCATGACCGATACGGCGGTGGAGAAGAAGGTGCCCCTGCCCGAGCGGTGGGTGCGTGGTTTCGGTGAGATCTACGTGCTGACCGGCGACTTCGACGCCCGGGCCGAGATCCCCGCAGCCGAGGCGGCCCGGCTGCTGCGTTCACTGCCGAGTCAGCGGCGGCCCGGCGGCGCCCTCTGGTTCGTGCCGGCCGGCCGATCGCTGCGTCTGGTGTCCGGGCCGGCGCCTGGTGCGGTCTGCCTGCCGGGCCCGCAGCGTCTCGCCGCGCTGTTGCCCCTGCTGCGCTTCGCCACCGGCCTGCGTGTCTACGGGCCACCGGCGAACCGTTCCGGTCAGTCGGTCGCCAGCGCCTGGGAGCTCACGCTTCCCGGCATGCGCCTGACGGCGACCCTGTCGCCCGACGTCACCCGGGGCTTCTCCGGGGAAGGAGCGGTGCTCGACGCGCTGGCCACCGGCACCGGGGCCGACGACGCGGACCTGGTCAGCGTGCTGCTCGCCTTCGAGCCGCGCATCGACATCGATTCCCTGGCCGAGGGTTCCGGGCTCACCCCGGCCCGGGTGAGGGATGCCCTGGTCCGGCTCGGGGCGGCGGGGCAGATCGGTCGCGACCTCGCCGAGACGGCGTCCTTCCACCGGGAGCTGCCGTTCGCCGGTGACGTGGTGGACCGGCTGAACCCACGCCACGGGGCGGCCCGGGCCCTGATCGCGGCCGGCGCGGTGACGGTGGAGCGGAACCGGCCCGGAGACGTGGTGGCCCTCGTCAGCAGTGGTGACCACCGGCATCGGGTGCGGCTGACCGACGGCCGGCGCACCTGCACCTGTCCCTGGCACGCGAAGCACCAGGGCGGTCGAGGACCGTGCAAACACGTTCTGGCCGTTGACCAGTCGGTGCGAGAGGAGGCCTGA
- a CDS encoding VOC family protein has product MPTRLTDLVIDCPDPVSLAAWWSEALEWRVTNSSDYEANVEPLEGEPGIELTFVPVTDSKTGWNRVHLDLASRDAAHQAQIVARLESLGATRLDVADERPWVVLADPAGNEFCVLEHRDEYDGRGPVAAIVMKVPDVKVAGAFWQAAAAGELEITDDVVASLELTTPGPVLEFIRENEPKVVKNRIHLDLRPYAPDDQSAEVGRLIDLGARRVDVGQSADVTWTVLTGPDGNEFCVLSPRD; this is encoded by the coding sequence ATGCCAACCCGGTTGACCGACCTCGTCATCGACTGCCCCGACCCCGTCTCCCTCGCCGCCTGGTGGAGTGAGGCGCTGGAGTGGCGGGTCACCAACTCGAGTGACTACGAGGCCAATGTCGAGCCCCTCGAGGGCGAGCCCGGTATCGAGCTGACCTTCGTGCCGGTGACCGATTCCAAGACCGGCTGGAACCGGGTGCACCTCGATCTGGCCAGCCGCGACGCCGCCCACCAGGCGCAGATCGTGGCGCGGCTGGAGTCGCTCGGCGCCACCCGTCTCGACGTGGCGGACGAGAGGCCCTGGGTGGTGCTCGCCGATCCGGCCGGCAACGAGTTCTGCGTGCTGGAGCACCGCGACGAGTACGACGGGCGCGGACCGGTCGCGGCGATCGTGATGAAGGTGCCCGACGTGAAGGTCGCAGGCGCGTTCTGGCAGGCGGCCGCGGCCGGGGAGCTCGAGATCACCGACGATGTGGTCGCCTCGCTCGAGCTGACCACACCCGGCCCGGTGCTGGAGTTCATCCGCGAGAACGAGCCGAAGGTCGTGAAGAACCGGATTCATCTCGACCTGCGGCCCTATGCCCCCGACGACCAGTCGGCCGAGGTCGGGCGCCTCATCGATCTGGGCGCCCGGCGGGTCGACGTGGGCCAGTCGGCCGACGTCACCTGGACCGTGCTCACCGGCCCGGACGGGAACGAGTTCTGCGTGCTCAGCCCCCGGGACTGA
- a CDS encoding aminotransferase class I/II-fold pyridoxal phosphate-dependent enzyme, translating to MEFRRIPGLPPYVFTIIDGLKLQARRDGKDIVDLGFGNPDIPSPQIAVEKLAEAAHNSRNHRYSSSRGIPKLREAIADRYTAQYGVKLDPSTNVIATIGAKEGFSHLMWVLLQPGDAALVPSPSYPIHIWGPYFAGADARQVTIGSSGTDYVDAVMDAWEYGWPKPRVVVLCFPHNPTTTTVSKGDLQRLVDWARPRDVVLVHDFAYADVWFDGVRPPSILECEGALDCAVELYSMTKSFSMAGWRMAFLLGNAEVVAALAKLKSYLDYGSFQPVQIAATVTLNEASEYPAEVNAIYETRRNALCDGLNRIGWEVERPKGTMFLWAPIPAQFRSEGSIAFATRLVQECDVAVSPGVGFGPDGDGHVRFALIENEHRIGQAVRQIKRGVPGLG from the coding sequence GTGGAGTTCAGGAGAATCCCAGGGTTGCCGCCGTACGTCTTCACCATCATCGACGGACTGAAACTACAGGCCCGACGAGACGGAAAAGACATCGTCGACCTGGGTTTCGGTAATCCAGACATCCCCAGTCCGCAGATCGCGGTGGAGAAGCTGGCCGAGGCGGCGCACAACTCGCGCAACCACCGGTACAGCTCCAGCCGGGGTATCCCGAAGCTGCGTGAGGCCATTGCCGACCGGTATACCGCTCAGTACGGGGTAAAGCTCGACCCTTCGACGAACGTGATCGCCACCATTGGTGCGAAAGAGGGCTTCAGTCATCTGATGTGGGTGCTGTTGCAACCGGGCGATGCAGCGCTGGTGCCATCCCCGTCGTACCCCATCCACATCTGGGGCCCGTACTTCGCCGGGGCCGACGCCCGGCAGGTGACCATCGGCTCCAGCGGCACGGACTACGTGGACGCGGTGATGGACGCCTGGGAGTACGGCTGGCCCAAACCCCGCGTGGTGGTGCTGTGCTTCCCGCACAACCCGACCACCACCACCGTCTCGAAGGGGGATCTGCAGCGGCTCGTCGACTGGGCCCGGCCCCGCGACGTGGTGCTGGTGCACGACTTCGCCTACGCCGACGTCTGGTTCGACGGGGTGCGCCCGCCCTCGATCCTGGAGTGCGAGGGCGCTCTCGACTGCGCCGTCGAGCTCTACTCGATGACCAAGTCGTTCTCCATGGCCGGCTGGCGGATGGCCTTCCTGCTCGGCAATGCCGAGGTGGTCGCCGCTCTGGCCAAGCTCAAGAGTTACCTCGACTACGGCTCGTTCCAGCCGGTGCAGATCGCCGCCACGGTGACCCTGAACGAGGCGTCGGAGTACCCGGCCGAGGTGAACGCGATCTACGAGACCCGGCGCAACGCACTGTGCGACGGCCTGAACCGGATCGGCTGGGAGGTCGAGCGACCGAAGGGCACGATGTTCCTCTGGGCGCCGATCCCCGCGCAGTTCCGTTCCGAGGGCTCGATCGCCTTCGCCACCCGCCTGGTGCAGGAGTGTGACGTGGCGGTGTCGCCGGGCGTCGGGTTCGGCCCGGACGGCGACGGGCACGTGCGGTTCGCGTTGATCGAGAACGAGCACCGCATCGGGCAGGCGGTGCGGCAGATCAAACGTGGAGTGCCGGGACTGGGGTAG
- a CDS encoding DUF6493 family protein, with protein sequence MATEKTADGEHLLMVMHGEGVEATTKLVLGLTDAQRRELAPQVTVLVRAAARWWEDGNEFAEYLKTARKGPDGLTAAVAIAAAGTVIASKLPGVLRRIEVLNERAGWGLSHRDEPDGLTARLVKVLEARGLVGRPKLAADLAGRVRAGDVWSRAWFFHLALELARRCPGEPPTPAVFSLLWLTDPQRVLADVRARPAWSVLALRALAVRDAGRRLDHSGLRQALTQLATEGLIPRADLLDACIGALQTTDRKIDLHGLMLLHDEIAPTADEIAARTGQYLSLVAGAPANVATVAQQRLRALDEAGRLPGPVLAATTTAIMVRPDKGLFRGQLTWLRSAMKASAGREPLMLAMAAGLGHPDPALQKRVLDLLDPFLSDLTGPARAELALAAEALAPDLRARAAGRLGVEAPGPGFVAELPGPQPVAALVPITGPEETVEKLTVYEHQQNSWGQNEFRDMEVLLDALVRFSWSCPERLHEALQPLLSRLTWLPEGPPPRSYGHRSSHSEPDLGSIWDCVRSARARAERLEPELPGARSLEPALPRTRSLGPELLGTVFNPQLGAPEDRPARPVGSVKAEVILFRRISEAASGMWWAPVPVLLATPTTVDGVLEADELVRRLQLLEEAGCRPWPDDLGQAWLRVRPGDRGRVLEVVRRVAGPEAAERLIGLGSAGAKVRLENWFRPVDQPPYAYLYGREPQVPTMTSSPVVTLTPAPVLDLPEPWNHLWRLAMPGPVGYQRPCSWLTYWPTILPFDRDVMAAHLVREVPGLKRGGGDVLRAHAEVAGPIGPATLLLYGYGLDLPEAEDRAGTSEALITTIGRGELDPVAFGETLGRLVAGRNVKLNRVVETLRGVGQAGGWATLWPILAAALPLCLPRAQAEPLARFADLLALAVEAAQSCGATGEVPGLDDVAGRRSTSRVRAEARRLQAALSGARAS encoded by the coding sequence ATGGCGACGGAGAAGACAGCCGACGGGGAACACCTGCTCATGGTCATGCACGGGGAGGGCGTCGAGGCCACCACGAAGCTGGTGCTCGGGCTGACCGACGCGCAGCGGCGCGAGCTGGCTCCGCAGGTCACGGTTCTCGTCCGTGCGGCCGCGCGCTGGTGGGAAGACGGCAACGAGTTCGCCGAGTACCTGAAGACCGCCCGCAAGGGGCCGGACGGCCTGACGGCGGCAGTGGCGATCGCGGCGGCGGGTACGGTCATCGCCTCGAAGCTGCCCGGCGTGCTGCGGCGGATCGAGGTGTTGAACGAGCGGGCCGGCTGGGGTCTGAGCCATCGCGACGAGCCGGACGGCTTGACCGCGCGGCTCGTCAAGGTCCTCGAGGCCCGGGGGCTTGTCGGCCGGCCGAAACTGGCCGCGGACCTGGCGGGCCGGGTGCGGGCCGGTGACGTCTGGAGCCGCGCGTGGTTCTTCCACCTGGCCCTCGAACTCGCCCGGCGCTGCCCCGGCGAACCGCCCACTCCGGCGGTCTTCTCGCTGCTCTGGCTGACCGACCCGCAGAGAGTGCTCGCCGATGTGCGGGCCCGCCCGGCCTGGTCGGTCCTGGCGTTGAGAGCGCTGGCGGTACGCGACGCCGGCCGCCGGCTCGACCATTCCGGCCTGCGGCAGGCCCTGACCCAGCTGGCCACGGAAGGGCTGATCCCGCGGGCCGACCTGCTCGACGCCTGCATCGGGGCGCTGCAGACCACCGACCGCAAGATCGATCTGCACGGCCTGATGCTGCTGCACGACGAGATCGCTCCCACCGCAGACGAGATCGCCGCCCGCACCGGTCAGTATCTCAGTCTGGTCGCGGGGGCCCCGGCGAACGTGGCCACCGTGGCCCAGCAGCGCTTGCGAGCCCTCGACGAGGCCGGCCGGCTTCCCGGCCCCGTACTGGCCGCGACCACGACGGCGATCATGGTGCGGCCCGACAAGGGTCTCTTCCGGGGGCAGCTGACCTGGCTACGCTCGGCCATGAAAGCCTCGGCCGGGCGGGAGCCGCTGATGCTCGCCATGGCCGCGGGGCTCGGGCATCCCGATCCGGCGCTGCAGAAGCGCGTGCTCGATCTGCTCGACCCCTTCCTGAGCGATCTGACCGGGCCGGCGCGGGCCGAACTGGCTCTCGCCGCCGAGGCGCTCGCCCCGGACCTGCGTGCCCGGGCCGCCGGCCGGCTCGGGGTCGAGGCGCCCGGGCCGGGGTTCGTGGCGGAACTTCCCGGGCCGCAGCCCGTGGCGGCGCTGGTGCCGATCACCGGCCCGGAGGAGACGGTCGAGAAGCTGACCGTCTACGAGCACCAGCAGAACTCGTGGGGCCAGAACGAATTCCGGGATATGGAAGTACTTCTCGATGCCCTGGTGCGGTTCTCGTGGAGCTGTCCCGAGCGGCTGCACGAGGCCCTGCAGCCGTTGCTGAGCAGGCTCACCTGGTTGCCCGAGGGGCCGCCACCCCGCTCGTACGGGCACCGGTCGTCGCACTCCGAGCCTGACCTGGGCTCGATCTGGGACTGTGTCCGCTCCGCGCGGGCCCGTGCCGAGCGCCTGGAACCCGAACTCCCGGGCGCCAGGTCCCTGGAACCCGCACTCCCGCGCACCAGGTCCCTGGGGCCCGAGCTCCTGGGCACCGTGTTCAACCCCCAGCTCGGGGCGCCCGAAGACCGGCCCGCCCGACCGGTGGGTTCGGTGAAGGCCGAGGTGATCCTGTTCCGCCGGATCAGCGAGGCCGCCTCCGGAATGTGGTGGGCGCCCGTCCCCGTCCTGCTGGCCACGCCGACCACGGTCGACGGCGTGCTCGAGGCCGATGAACTGGTACGTCGCCTGCAACTGCTCGAGGAGGCCGGGTGCCGGCCGTGGCCGGACGATCTGGGTCAGGCCTGGCTGCGGGTGCGCCCCGGCGACCGGGGCCGCGTGCTGGAGGTGGTCCGGCGGGTCGCGGGCCCGGAGGCCGCCGAGCGCCTGATCGGGCTGGGGTCGGCGGGGGCGAAGGTGCGTCTGGAGAACTGGTTCCGTCCGGTCGACCAGCCGCCGTACGCCTATCTGTACGGCCGAGAGCCCCAGGTACCGACGATGACGTCCAGCCCGGTGGTCACGCTCACCCCGGCCCCCGTGCTCGACCTGCCGGAACCGTGGAATCACCTCTGGCGATTGGCCATGCCGGGACCGGTGGGCTACCAACGCCCCTGCTCATGGCTGACCTACTGGCCCACGATCCTGCCCTTCGACCGTGACGTCATGGCGGCCCACCTGGTGCGGGAGGTTCCCGGCCTGAAACGCGGGGGCGGAGACGTCCTGCGTGCCCACGCGGAAGTGGCCGGCCCGATCGGCCCGGCCACCCTGCTGCTGTACGGCTACGGGCTGGACCTGCCCGAGGCCGAGGACCGGGCCGGTACCTCCGAGGCGCTCATCACCACGATCGGCCGCGGTGAGCTCGATCCGGTGGCGTTCGGCGAAACCCTCGGCCGGCTCGTCGCCGGCCGCAACGTCAAGCTGAACCGGGTGGTGGAGACCCTGCGCGGGGTGGGCCAGGCCGGAGGCTGGGCCACGCTGTGGCCGATCCTGGCCGCGGCTCTGCCGCTCTGCCTGCCCCGGGCCCAGGCCGAACCACTGGCCCGGTTCGCCGACCTGCTCGCTCTGGCCGTGGAGGCGGCCCAGTCCTGCGGAGCCACCGGCGAGGTCCCCGGCCTGGACGATGTGGCCGGGCGGCGCAGCACCAGCCGGGTCCGCGCCGAGGCCCGCCGCCTACAGGCAGCGCTGTCCGGAGCCCGAGCGTCATGA